A genome region from Meriones unguiculatus strain TT.TT164.6M chromosome 19, Bangor_MerUng_6.1, whole genome shotgun sequence includes the following:
- the Slc17a2 gene encoding sodium-dependent phosphate transport protein 3 isoform X1: protein MSKPVVVTVIWGRGKLRHKVRIILWRSKMDEKPTTVKGSGFCSIRYALALIMHFSNFTMITQRVSLSIAIIAMVNSTQHQDPANAHSEGPWIDPSNQSRGVKDFSTRAAVYQWSTETQGIIFSSISYGIILTLIPSGYLAGIFGAKQILGAGLLISSLLTLFTPLAADFGVILVIIIRTVQGMAQGMAWTGQFTIWAKWAPPLERSKLTSIAGSGAAFGSFIILCVGGLVSQALGWPFIFYIFGSIGCVCCVLWFTVIYDDPLHHPCISAREKEHITSSLAQQSSSPRRSVPIKAMVRCLPLWAIFMGFFSHFWLCTIIITYLPTYISTVLHVNIRDSGVLSSLPFIAASSCTILGGQMADFLLSRNLLSLITVRKLFSSLGLLLPSLCAVALPFVTSSYIATIVLLILIPGTSNLCDSGFIINTLDVAPRYASFLMGISRGFGLTAGIISSTTTGFLISQVGHVIEHLRVAGFRIRMEECVFPVCWCQHVWSDLLPHIWTSRNPELGQGKDSHPPLRMLDWRPNKMLTLNFLTYFAYHHSFFILLTLDTAPLYSGWVLAFRKELQKHVPRLYFRVS from the exons AT GTCAAAGCCTGTCGTGGTGACAGTGATCTGGGGCAGAGGGAAACTCCGCCACAAAGTGCGCATCATTCTCTGGAGAAGCAAAATGGATGAGAAGCCTACCACTGTGAAAG GGTCAGGTTTCTGCTCAATACGCTATGCGCTGGCTCTCATCATGCACTTCTCCAACTTCACCATGATAACGCAGCGTGTGAGTCTGAGCATTGCCATCATCGCCATGGTGAACAGCACACAGCATCAGGACCCAGCTAATGCACACAGCGAGGGGCCTTGGATAGACCCCAGTAACCAGAGCAGAGGCGTCAAGGACTTTAGCACCCGG GCTGCTGTTTATCAGTGGAGCACGGAAACTCAGGGCATCATCTTTAGCTCCATCAGCTATGGAATCATACTGACGTTAATACCAAGTGGCTACTTGGCAGGGATATTTGGAGCAAAGCAGATACTTGGTGCTGGTTTGCTGATCTCATCCCTGCTCACGCTGTTTACTCCACTGGCTGCTGACTTTGGGGTGATTTTGGTCATCATCATTCGCACAGTCCAGGGGATGGCCCAG GGAATGGCATGGACCGGTCAGTTTACAATTTGGGCGAAGTGGGCTCCTCCACTTGAACGGAGCAAGCTCACCAGCATTGCAGGCTCAG GGGCAGCATTTGGGTCCTTCATCATCCTCTGTGTTGGGGGATTGGTCTCACAGGCACTGGGCTGGCCTTTTATCTTCTACATCTTTG gTAGCATTGGCTGCGTctgctgtgtcctgtggtttACGGTGATTTATGATGATCCCCTTCATCACCCGTGCATAAGTGCGAGGGAAAAGGAACACATCACATCCTCGCTGGCTCAGCAG TCTAGCTCTCCCAGAAGATCCGTCCCCATAAAGGCTATGGTCAGATGCCTGCCCCTGTGGGCCATTTTCATGGGTTTTTTCAGTCATTTCTGGCTGTGCACCATAATCATAACGTACCTACCGACGTACATCAGTACAGTGCTTCACGTTAACATCAGAGAT AGTGGGGTTCTGTCTTCCCTGCCTTTTATTGCTGCCTCAAGCTGTACAATTTTAGGAGGTCAGATGGCAGATTTCCTTCTGTCCAGGAATCTTCTCAGCTTAATCACAGTTCGAAAACTCTTTTCATCCCTGG GGCTGCTCCTTCCATCGCTCTGTGCTGTGGCCCTGCCCTTTGTGACTTCCAGTTACATAGCAACCATTGTTTTGCTGATACTCATTCCTGGGACCAGCAATTTGTGTGACTCAGGGTTCATCATCAACACCCTAGATGTTGCCCCCAG ATATGCAAGTTTCCTCATGGGCATCTCAAGGGGATTTGGGCTTACTGCAGGAATCATCTCTTCTACTACCACCGGATTCCTCATCAGTCAGGTTGGGCATGTTATTGAACATCTGCGAGTGGCAG gatTCAGAATCAGGATGGAGGAATGTGTTTTTCCTGTCTGCTGGTGTCAACATGTTTGGTCTGATCTTTTACCTCATATTTGGACAAGCAGAAATCCAGAACTGGGCCAAGGAAAGGACTCTCACCCGCCTTTGAGGATGTTGGATTGGAGACCAAATAAAATGCTGACCCTTAACTTCTTAACATATTTTGCTTATCACCattcttttttcattctcttaACCTTAGACACAGCACCTCTCTACTCTGGCTGGGTGCTAGCTTTTCGCAAGGAGCTTCAAAAACATGTGCCCAGGCTATACTTCAGAGTGAGTTAG
- the Slc17a2 gene encoding sodium-dependent phosphate transport protein 3 isoform X3, with translation MSKPVVVTVIWGRGKLRHKVRIILWRSKMDEKPTTVKGSGFCSIRYALALIMHFSNFTMITQRVSLSIAIIAMVNSTQHQDPANAHSEGPWIDPSNQSRGVKDFSTRAAVYQWSTETQGIIFSSISYGIILTLIPSGYLAGIFGAKQILGAGLLISSLLTLFTPLAADFGVILVIIIRTVQGMAQGMAWTGQFTIWAKWAPPLERSKLTSIAGSGSIGCVCCVLWFTVIYDDPLHHPCISAREKEHITSSLAQQSSSPRRSVPIKAMVRCLPLWAIFMGFFSHFWLCTIIITYLPTYISTVLHVNIRDSGVLSSLPFIAASSCTILGGQMADFLLSRNLLSLITVRKLFSSLGLLLPSLCAVALPFVTSSYIATIVLLILIPGTSNLCDSGFIINTLDVAPRYASFLMGISRGFGLTAGIISSTTTGFLISQVGHVIEHLRVAGFRIRMEECVFPVCWCQHVWSDLLPHIWTSRNPELGQGKDSHPPLRMLDWRPNKMLTLNFLTYFAYHHSFFILLTLDTAPLYSGWVLAFRKELQKHVPRLYFRVS, from the exons AT GTCAAAGCCTGTCGTGGTGACAGTGATCTGGGGCAGAGGGAAACTCCGCCACAAAGTGCGCATCATTCTCTGGAGAAGCAAAATGGATGAGAAGCCTACCACTGTGAAAG GGTCAGGTTTCTGCTCAATACGCTATGCGCTGGCTCTCATCATGCACTTCTCCAACTTCACCATGATAACGCAGCGTGTGAGTCTGAGCATTGCCATCATCGCCATGGTGAACAGCACACAGCATCAGGACCCAGCTAATGCACACAGCGAGGGGCCTTGGATAGACCCCAGTAACCAGAGCAGAGGCGTCAAGGACTTTAGCACCCGG GCTGCTGTTTATCAGTGGAGCACGGAAACTCAGGGCATCATCTTTAGCTCCATCAGCTATGGAATCATACTGACGTTAATACCAAGTGGCTACTTGGCAGGGATATTTGGAGCAAAGCAGATACTTGGTGCTGGTTTGCTGATCTCATCCCTGCTCACGCTGTTTACTCCACTGGCTGCTGACTTTGGGGTGATTTTGGTCATCATCATTCGCACAGTCCAGGGGATGGCCCAG GGAATGGCATGGACCGGTCAGTTTACAATTTGGGCGAAGTGGGCTCCTCCACTTGAACGGAGCAAGCTCACCAGCATTGCAGGCTCAG gTAGCATTGGCTGCGTctgctgtgtcctgtggtttACGGTGATTTATGATGATCCCCTTCATCACCCGTGCATAAGTGCGAGGGAAAAGGAACACATCACATCCTCGCTGGCTCAGCAG TCTAGCTCTCCCAGAAGATCCGTCCCCATAAAGGCTATGGTCAGATGCCTGCCCCTGTGGGCCATTTTCATGGGTTTTTTCAGTCATTTCTGGCTGTGCACCATAATCATAACGTACCTACCGACGTACATCAGTACAGTGCTTCACGTTAACATCAGAGAT AGTGGGGTTCTGTCTTCCCTGCCTTTTATTGCTGCCTCAAGCTGTACAATTTTAGGAGGTCAGATGGCAGATTTCCTTCTGTCCAGGAATCTTCTCAGCTTAATCACAGTTCGAAAACTCTTTTCATCCCTGG GGCTGCTCCTTCCATCGCTCTGTGCTGTGGCCCTGCCCTTTGTGACTTCCAGTTACATAGCAACCATTGTTTTGCTGATACTCATTCCTGGGACCAGCAATTTGTGTGACTCAGGGTTCATCATCAACACCCTAGATGTTGCCCCCAG ATATGCAAGTTTCCTCATGGGCATCTCAAGGGGATTTGGGCTTACTGCAGGAATCATCTCTTCTACTACCACCGGATTCCTCATCAGTCAGGTTGGGCATGTTATTGAACATCTGCGAGTGGCAG gatTCAGAATCAGGATGGAGGAATGTGTTTTTCCTGTCTGCTGGTGTCAACATGTTTGGTCTGATCTTTTACCTCATATTTGGACAAGCAGAAATCCAGAACTGGGCCAAGGAAAGGACTCTCACCCGCCTTTGAGGATGTTGGATTGGAGACCAAATAAAATGCTGACCCTTAACTTCTTAACATATTTTGCTTATCACCattcttttttcattctcttaACCTTAGACACAGCACCTCTCTACTCTGGCTGGGTGCTAGCTTTTCGCAAGGAGCTTCAAAAACATGTGCCCAGGCTATACTTCAGAGTGAGTTAG
- the Slc17a2 gene encoding sodium-dependent phosphate transport protein 3 isoform X2 — translation MDEKPTTVKGSGFCSIRYALALIMHFSNFTMITQRVSLSIAIIAMVNSTQHQDPANAHSEGPWIDPSNQSRGVKDFSTRAAVYQWSTETQGIIFSSISYGIILTLIPSGYLAGIFGAKQILGAGLLISSLLTLFTPLAADFGVILVIIIRTVQGMAQGMAWTGQFTIWAKWAPPLERSKLTSIAGSGAAFGSFIILCVGGLVSQALGWPFIFYIFGSIGCVCCVLWFTVIYDDPLHHPCISAREKEHITSSLAQQSSSPRRSVPIKAMVRCLPLWAIFMGFFSHFWLCTIIITYLPTYISTVLHVNIRDSGVLSSLPFIAASSCTILGGQMADFLLSRNLLSLITVRKLFSSLGLLLPSLCAVALPFVTSSYIATIVLLILIPGTSNLCDSGFIINTLDVAPRYASFLMGISRGFGLTAGIISSTTTGFLISQVGHVIEHLRVAGFRIRMEECVFPVCWCQHVWSDLLPHIWTSRNPELGQGKDSHPPLRMLDWRPNKMLTLNFLTYFAYHHSFFILLTLDTAPLYSGWVLAFRKELQKHVPRLYFRVS, via the exons ATGGATGAGAAGCCTACCACTGTGAAAG GGTCAGGTTTCTGCTCAATACGCTATGCGCTGGCTCTCATCATGCACTTCTCCAACTTCACCATGATAACGCAGCGTGTGAGTCTGAGCATTGCCATCATCGCCATGGTGAACAGCACACAGCATCAGGACCCAGCTAATGCACACAGCGAGGGGCCTTGGATAGACCCCAGTAACCAGAGCAGAGGCGTCAAGGACTTTAGCACCCGG GCTGCTGTTTATCAGTGGAGCACGGAAACTCAGGGCATCATCTTTAGCTCCATCAGCTATGGAATCATACTGACGTTAATACCAAGTGGCTACTTGGCAGGGATATTTGGAGCAAAGCAGATACTTGGTGCTGGTTTGCTGATCTCATCCCTGCTCACGCTGTTTACTCCACTGGCTGCTGACTTTGGGGTGATTTTGGTCATCATCATTCGCACAGTCCAGGGGATGGCCCAG GGAATGGCATGGACCGGTCAGTTTACAATTTGGGCGAAGTGGGCTCCTCCACTTGAACGGAGCAAGCTCACCAGCATTGCAGGCTCAG GGGCAGCATTTGGGTCCTTCATCATCCTCTGTGTTGGGGGATTGGTCTCACAGGCACTGGGCTGGCCTTTTATCTTCTACATCTTTG gTAGCATTGGCTGCGTctgctgtgtcctgtggtttACGGTGATTTATGATGATCCCCTTCATCACCCGTGCATAAGTGCGAGGGAAAAGGAACACATCACATCCTCGCTGGCTCAGCAG TCTAGCTCTCCCAGAAGATCCGTCCCCATAAAGGCTATGGTCAGATGCCTGCCCCTGTGGGCCATTTTCATGGGTTTTTTCAGTCATTTCTGGCTGTGCACCATAATCATAACGTACCTACCGACGTACATCAGTACAGTGCTTCACGTTAACATCAGAGAT AGTGGGGTTCTGTCTTCCCTGCCTTTTATTGCTGCCTCAAGCTGTACAATTTTAGGAGGTCAGATGGCAGATTTCCTTCTGTCCAGGAATCTTCTCAGCTTAATCACAGTTCGAAAACTCTTTTCATCCCTGG GGCTGCTCCTTCCATCGCTCTGTGCTGTGGCCCTGCCCTTTGTGACTTCCAGTTACATAGCAACCATTGTTTTGCTGATACTCATTCCTGGGACCAGCAATTTGTGTGACTCAGGGTTCATCATCAACACCCTAGATGTTGCCCCCAG ATATGCAAGTTTCCTCATGGGCATCTCAAGGGGATTTGGGCTTACTGCAGGAATCATCTCTTCTACTACCACCGGATTCCTCATCAGTCAGGTTGGGCATGTTATTGAACATCTGCGAGTGGCAG gatTCAGAATCAGGATGGAGGAATGTGTTTTTCCTGTCTGCTGGTGTCAACATGTTTGGTCTGATCTTTTACCTCATATTTGGACAAGCAGAAATCCAGAACTGGGCCAAGGAAAGGACTCTCACCCGCCTTTGAGGATGTTGGATTGGAGACCAAATAAAATGCTGACCCTTAACTTCTTAACATATTTTGCTTATCACCattcttttttcattctcttaACCTTAGACACAGCACCTCTCTACTCTGGCTGGGTGCTAGCTTTTCGCAAGGAGCTTCAAAAACATGTGCCCAGGCTATACTTCAGAGTGAGTTAG
- the Slc17a2 gene encoding sodium-dependent phosphate transport protein 3 isoform X4, which yields MDEKPTTVKGSGFCSIRYALALIMHFSNFTMITQRVSLSIAIIAMVNSTQHQDPANAHSEGPWIDPSNQSRGVKDFSTRAAVYQWSTETQGIIFSSISYGIILTLIPSGYLAGIFGAKQILGAGLLISSLLTLFTPLAADFGVILVIIIRTVQGMAQGMAWTGQFTIWAKWAPPLERSKLTSIAGSGAAFGSFIILCVGGLVSQALGWPFIFYIFGSIGCVCCVLWFTVIYDDPLHHPCISAREKEHITSSLAQQSSSPRRSVPIKAMVRCLPLWAIFMGFFSHFWLCTIIITYLPTYISTVLHVNIRDSGVLSSLPFIAASSCTILGGQMADFLLSRNLLSLITVRKLFSSLGLLLPSLCAVALPFVTSSYIATIVLLILIPGTSNLCDSGFIINTLDVAPRYASFLMGISRGFGLTAGIISSTTTGFLISQDSESGWRNVFFLSAGVNMFGLIFYLIFGQAEIQNWAKERTLTRL from the exons ATGGATGAGAAGCCTACCACTGTGAAAG GGTCAGGTTTCTGCTCAATACGCTATGCGCTGGCTCTCATCATGCACTTCTCCAACTTCACCATGATAACGCAGCGTGTGAGTCTGAGCATTGCCATCATCGCCATGGTGAACAGCACACAGCATCAGGACCCAGCTAATGCACACAGCGAGGGGCCTTGGATAGACCCCAGTAACCAGAGCAGAGGCGTCAAGGACTTTAGCACCCGG GCTGCTGTTTATCAGTGGAGCACGGAAACTCAGGGCATCATCTTTAGCTCCATCAGCTATGGAATCATACTGACGTTAATACCAAGTGGCTACTTGGCAGGGATATTTGGAGCAAAGCAGATACTTGGTGCTGGTTTGCTGATCTCATCCCTGCTCACGCTGTTTACTCCACTGGCTGCTGACTTTGGGGTGATTTTGGTCATCATCATTCGCACAGTCCAGGGGATGGCCCAG GGAATGGCATGGACCGGTCAGTTTACAATTTGGGCGAAGTGGGCTCCTCCACTTGAACGGAGCAAGCTCACCAGCATTGCAGGCTCAG GGGCAGCATTTGGGTCCTTCATCATCCTCTGTGTTGGGGGATTGGTCTCACAGGCACTGGGCTGGCCTTTTATCTTCTACATCTTTG gTAGCATTGGCTGCGTctgctgtgtcctgtggtttACGGTGATTTATGATGATCCCCTTCATCACCCGTGCATAAGTGCGAGGGAAAAGGAACACATCACATCCTCGCTGGCTCAGCAG TCTAGCTCTCCCAGAAGATCCGTCCCCATAAAGGCTATGGTCAGATGCCTGCCCCTGTGGGCCATTTTCATGGGTTTTTTCAGTCATTTCTGGCTGTGCACCATAATCATAACGTACCTACCGACGTACATCAGTACAGTGCTTCACGTTAACATCAGAGAT AGTGGGGTTCTGTCTTCCCTGCCTTTTATTGCTGCCTCAAGCTGTACAATTTTAGGAGGTCAGATGGCAGATTTCCTTCTGTCCAGGAATCTTCTCAGCTTAATCACAGTTCGAAAACTCTTTTCATCCCTGG GGCTGCTCCTTCCATCGCTCTGTGCTGTGGCCCTGCCCTTTGTGACTTCCAGTTACATAGCAACCATTGTTTTGCTGATACTCATTCCTGGGACCAGCAATTTGTGTGACTCAGGGTTCATCATCAACACCCTAGATGTTGCCCCCAG ATATGCAAGTTTCCTCATGGGCATCTCAAGGGGATTTGGGCTTACTGCAGGAATCATCTCTTCTACTACCACCGGATTCCTCATCAGTCAG gatTCAGAATCAGGATGGAGGAATGTGTTTTTCCTGTCTGCTGGTGTCAACATGTTTGGTCTGATCTTTTACCTCATATTTGGACAAGCAGAAATCCAGAACTGGGCCAAGGAAAGGACTCTCACCCGCCTTTGA
- the Slc17a2 gene encoding sodium-dependent phosphate transport protein 3 isoform X5, which produces MAQGMAWTGQFTIWAKWAPPLERSKLTSIAGSGAAFGSFIILCVGGLVSQALGWPFIFYIFGSIGCVCCVLWFTVIYDDPLHHPCISAREKEHITSSLAQQSSSPRRSVPIKAMVRCLPLWAIFMGFFSHFWLCTIIITYLPTYISTVLHVNIRDSGVLSSLPFIAASSCTILGGQMADFLLSRNLLSLITVRKLFSSLGLLLPSLCAVALPFVTSSYIATIVLLILIPGTSNLCDSGFIINTLDVAPRYASFLMGISRGFGLTAGIISSTTTGFLISQVGHVIEHLRVAGFRIRMEECVFPVCWCQHVWSDLLPHIWTSRNPELGQGKDSHPPLRMLDWRPNKMLTLNFLTYFAYHHSFFILLTLDTAPLYSGWVLAFRKELQKHVPRLYFRVS; this is translated from the exons ATGGCCCAG GGAATGGCATGGACCGGTCAGTTTACAATTTGGGCGAAGTGGGCTCCTCCACTTGAACGGAGCAAGCTCACCAGCATTGCAGGCTCAG GGGCAGCATTTGGGTCCTTCATCATCCTCTGTGTTGGGGGATTGGTCTCACAGGCACTGGGCTGGCCTTTTATCTTCTACATCTTTG gTAGCATTGGCTGCGTctgctgtgtcctgtggtttACGGTGATTTATGATGATCCCCTTCATCACCCGTGCATAAGTGCGAGGGAAAAGGAACACATCACATCCTCGCTGGCTCAGCAG TCTAGCTCTCCCAGAAGATCCGTCCCCATAAAGGCTATGGTCAGATGCCTGCCCCTGTGGGCCATTTTCATGGGTTTTTTCAGTCATTTCTGGCTGTGCACCATAATCATAACGTACCTACCGACGTACATCAGTACAGTGCTTCACGTTAACATCAGAGAT AGTGGGGTTCTGTCTTCCCTGCCTTTTATTGCTGCCTCAAGCTGTACAATTTTAGGAGGTCAGATGGCAGATTTCCTTCTGTCCAGGAATCTTCTCAGCTTAATCACAGTTCGAAAACTCTTTTCATCCCTGG GGCTGCTCCTTCCATCGCTCTGTGCTGTGGCCCTGCCCTTTGTGACTTCCAGTTACATAGCAACCATTGTTTTGCTGATACTCATTCCTGGGACCAGCAATTTGTGTGACTCAGGGTTCATCATCAACACCCTAGATGTTGCCCCCAG ATATGCAAGTTTCCTCATGGGCATCTCAAGGGGATTTGGGCTTACTGCAGGAATCATCTCTTCTACTACCACCGGATTCCTCATCAGTCAGGTTGGGCATGTTATTGAACATCTGCGAGTGGCAG gatTCAGAATCAGGATGGAGGAATGTGTTTTTCCTGTCTGCTGGTGTCAACATGTTTGGTCTGATCTTTTACCTCATATTTGGACAAGCAGAAATCCAGAACTGGGCCAAGGAAAGGACTCTCACCCGCCTTTGAGGATGTTGGATTGGAGACCAAATAAAATGCTGACCCTTAACTTCTTAACATATTTTGCTTATCACCattcttttttcattctcttaACCTTAGACACAGCACCTCTCTACTCTGGCTGGGTGCTAGCTTTTCGCAAGGAGCTTCAAAAACATGTGCCCAGGCTATACTTCAGAGTGAGTTAG